In Mucinivorans hirudinis, the DNA window AACTCGGTGTTAAGTATAGGAAAGGTATAGGTCAGTAAGAAGCAGGCACTCCACAGTGCAAAGGTCGAAATTGCCATTGCTGCCGCACGGATGCGAGTGGGGAAAATCTCGGAAATCACCACCCACATAACAGCCGAAAGGGTCATAGCATAAATGGCAATGGCAGCCATCACCAACACCACAGGCACGAAACCTGTTAAGCCCATATAGAAAGCTCCGCCCAGTGCACCATATATCACTGCCAAGCCTGCCGAACCAAAAATTAACAACATTCTACGCCCCAATCTATCGACCAACGCGATAGCAACAAAGGTAAAGAGAACGTTAGTAACACCCGTGATAACAATATTGAAGAGCACGTCGGACACGCCAAATCCCGCTGCCGAGAAGACCTCCTGAGCATAGTTGAAAATCACATTAATACCGCACCACTGCTGAAAAACAGCCAACACGATGCCAATGGCGAGCAGTGCAATATTAGAACGTTTGAGAATTTCAGTTCCCACTCCACGACTCCCTCCTTTGTCCGAAAGCAGGGATTTTCTAATTTCCGCCGTCTCCGCCTTAGCTTTTTCGCTGCCCACTATTTTAGCAAGCACACGTTCGCCCTGCTCATTTCTCGACTTTGAGATTAACCAACGAGGGCTTTCGGGGATTACAAAACATAGCAACAAAAATGCTGTAGCAGGGATAGCCTCTGCCCAAAACATCACCCGCCAACCCATCTGACCATTCCACGAGGCTGCAATATCCTCTCCCGGGGTAACCGAATCGCTGATGAGCAGATTGGTAATTTGTGCGGCAAGGATACCCAGCACTATGGTTAGCTGATTGAGCGATACGAAACGTCCACGACTCTGGGCAGGCGAAATTTCGGCAATATACATCGGCGAAAGGTTCGAGGCAATTCCAATGCCCAGTCCACCCAAAATACGATAGAAGATAAATGGTGTAAAGTTATCGCAATAGCCCGTTCCCACTGCCGAGGCAATAAAGAGCAGTGCTGCCACCGCAAGCATCGGTCTCCTGCCAAGCCTATCACTGAGCGAACCGGCAATCATCACCCCCACAATACAACCAACCAACGCACTGCTCATAGCCCACCCCTGCATAGCGGGCAGAGATGAGATGCCGAAAAATTGTTCGTAAAACGGCTTTGCACCCCCAATCACAACCCAGTCATAACCAAAAAGAAAGCCACCGAGTGCCGATACAAGTGCTATGAATAGCAGGTATCTGTTATTTGTTTTCATTGAAGTTTAGGTTAGTTCGTTTTTTTATTTGTGAGAAATCAACCCCTGATGGTTTGTGTCCATTGACGATGCCCGGGCGAAACATTCTGCCGCCCTCTCTTTTTCACCCTTGCCCAAATATCCAAGACCCATCATATAGAGGCAGTGGATACGAGATTGATGGTCTAAGGACTCCTCCCAAATCAACAAATCGGGCAGCGATACGGCAAAGTAATCCAAAACAACGCTTTGGTCAATATGCTCCTTCCCGTATGTTATCAAAGCATCAAAACGGCTTACAGCCTCCTCGTTTCTGCCTAATTTGAGCAGTGCCAACCCCTGATAATATATCTTATCGGGTTTTTGGTCGTTGTAGTATATTGCTGCCGCCGGGGTGCTCTGTCCCTTTGTTGCACGCTCTAAGTACTCTTGCGCCTGCTCTACTTCGCCCATTGCCTCCAAGGCAAGAGCCATATAGTAGTCAAAATCATTCTCAGCCGCACCCGTGAGCTTACCCTCGCCCAAATTGTGAGGATAGTCATAACACTCGCTCAGCAACTCGATTGCCTGCCCGGGATTACCCTCGCCGATTGCTTGTTTGGCAAGTTGAAGGCGAGCAAACTGATATTGCGAGGGGACTTTGCCCTCGCCACCCTCCCAAGGGTGGAATTTTCGAGAGTCTATCATCTCACGCGCCTTCTGCCACTCACCAATGTTATTGAGCAGAGTTGCATACTCCAAATAGAGGTCGTCTCGCTGGGCTACCAACTCGAAGTGGCTGCTTAGCAGTGCCAAACGCTCGGCGTGCGGACGGTTGATTTTTTTGTAGAGTTGGTCAAGCTCCATCAACACGCGGGCATCGGCGGTGTCGAGCGAAAATGCCTTTTCGAGCGAAGCAACGGCACGCTCACGTTGGTCAAATTTATTGAAGTAACCCAATGCCAAGTTTCGCCACACGGTCGCAAAGTTCTCTTCGATTGCAGCCGACTGCTCCCACAGCTCCATCGCCAACTCATACTGACGTTTATCATAGTACAAATTACCCAGATAGTACCTCGCCCTTGCATCCTTTGGATTAAGCCTCATCGCCCAACGCAGGATTGCGATATCCTCCAGACGGTTTGGGAAGCAGCAGTAGCTGTCTGCTGCAGCCGCCCGCTCTAATAGCTCACGGGGAGTTTCGCCCATCTGCTCGGTGCAGTATGCCATATAGTAGTAGACCATCGGATTGGGCTTAGGTGCTAATTTGAGCGTAGCGATAGCCTCACTCCACAGCCCGGCACCCATAAAGTCGAGTGCCGTTTCACGATAGTTGTGGCTATCCTCGCGCATTAACGCCACAACCTGTTCTGCGGTAGCCTTGCCAAGAATCATCCTTACAACCAATGCCCCGAAATTGAAGCTATCCAACTCCAAGGACTCTTCAATAAAGTGCAACGCCTCTCTCTCTCCCGCTGTACGTGCAAGCAGTGCCGAGCGTAAAGCACGGGTGCGGTCTGAGTTCCAGTTGCGATTGAGCGACTTTGCGCTCTCCTCCAACGCTTCAGTGTAATTGCCTTTGAGGGACGAAATCTGAGCTAAGGCGTAATATCCTGCATCTTGCCACGCTGAGTTCCAGCACGATTTATAGAGAGCTTTGTATGCCTCGTCCAATCGCCCTTGGAATTTGAGTGCCTGCCCCAGATTATAGTGAGGTTCGCCATCATAGGGGTTCGGATTGCGTTTGAGTTGCGTCTGGATTGCTTGACGTAGATAGGGTTCAGCCTTGTCGAACCGCCCTTTGCGAATGAGCAACAGACCCATCGCATTGTTGTTGCGAATGTCCGTTGCATCTCGTCTGAGAGCCTCACGGTAGTAATCCTCGGGATTATA includes these proteins:
- a CDS encoding sugar-proton symporter, whose product is MKTNNRYLLFIALVSALGGFLFGYDWVVIGGAKPFYEQFFGISSLPAMQGWAMSSALVGCIVGVMIAGSLSDRLGRRPMLAVAALLFIASAVGTGYCDNFTPFIFYRILGGLGIGIASNLSPMYIAEISPAQSRGRFVSLNQLTIVLGILAAQITNLLISDSVTPGEDIAASWNGQMGWRVMFWAEAIPATAFLLLCFVIPESPRWLISKSRNEQGERVLAKIVGSEKAKAETAEIRKSLLSDKGGSRGVGTEILKRSNIALLAIGIVLAVFQQWCGINVIFNYAQEVFSAAGFGVSDVLFNIVITGVTNVLFTFVAIALVDRLGRRMLLIFGSAGLAVIYGALGGAFYMGLTGFVPVVLVMAAIAIYAMTLSAVMWVVISEIFPTRIRAAAMAISTFALWSACFLLTYTFPILNTELGTHGTFWLYGLICLLGLLFILRYVRETKGLSLEEIERKFKENQ